One region of Flavobacteriales bacterium genomic DNA includes:
- a CDS encoding sensor histidine kinase, translating to RIQVLVKDSGVGMSAEQIERLASDGIQSERGTAGEVGTGLGLTLVKELVDLNEGELQIESRPGQGSVFKVALKRA from the coding sequence GTCGGATACAGGTGCTGGTCAAGGATTCTGGAGTAGGCATGAGCGCTGAACAGATAGAACGGCTCGCCTCCGATGGGATCCAAAGCGAACGGGGAACAGCCGGGGAAGTAGGTACCGGGCTAGGCCTGACCCTGGTCAAGGAATTGGTGGACTTGAATGAAGGGGAGCTTCAGATAGAAAGCCGTCCCGGTCAAGGAAGTGTCTTCAAGGTCGCTCTGAAGCGGGCCTGA